In Miscanthus floridulus cultivar M001 chromosome 8, ASM1932011v1, whole genome shotgun sequence, the sequence tttttaattatgtcatttcttttagctgccttggtgggggtatttttgatggtctcaagattagcaactttatttgttagctcatcacaatgtttgcacatgattttcattttagcaagcaaactttgataatcattttgtgagctagctaacttttcttttaatttttcatttttcttttcaagttgcttatcattaattgtgcatgcacttattgttgcactagcctcaagttgctcaattttagtagatagttcaacattgagatttgcaaagttttcatattgttcaagcaaattcttgtatgcttcttgtgaactacctagctcttcttttaaagttttgagcttcttttgttgactagtgcaaactttagcatatttaagattttgttgcacaattgtattgtaagaaggcaaatcatcatcactatcactctcactagaggatgagcttttgttacctcgtgccataaggcacacacgagaagagcttgatgatgagtgcttgtgacctcgcctcttgtgatggtttttttcttcacttgaagaatcatcccatgaccttattgttgtgagggtTTTGTTCttacatgccttcttctttgtcttgggtgtgggcttgtttggacaaacttccacaaagtgccccaactcgccgcatccatagcatcccctctttctttgctcgtttctttgattagtgaaaacgaggtcttgaatttggatgggcacacccttgacattgagccttacgattatcttctccacctttttgataagtttgattgattcttcatcaaggtcggaggtggaggaggaagattgatcatcatcacttgaatcttcatcatcatcatcatcctcatcttcttcttgttcacttgaggagcttgagcttgagcttgactcaactttcttgcccttcatctttttcttttcgctacaagcgagagctttgcctttgcttgatgaagatgcttctccttgacccatcttacgtgacatttcaaatgccactagcttgccaatgacaatgcccggggtcatggtgctcaagttctccatgttgtgaaggatggtgatgatgcttgcatatttcttttgtggtagaatggagatgattttccttacgatgtccgcatcatctagctttaataatcctattgaatggagctcattgataattagattcaatcgagaatacatatcacgaacaagctcatcatcattcatagcaaaggagtCATAATTTTTcttggctagacaatgtttttactcacggacattacttgtgccgtcatggagctcttggagttttaaccaaatttcatgtgccatatttaaggtgaacacttggttaaacacatccatgctaaatgattcaaacaagcaattcttagctctagcattgaaatgcatttctttttcatcactctttgtgggttttttttggattcttgatgggtttcatcccgtcacgagtgactctccatacacccaaatccaccacctcaaggtggcaagccattctagctttatagtataggaagttagtgccgtcaaattgtggaggcctagcggtatccatcccaaccactctacaatagcgtcggctcaacggcggttaagccaaaggtccaaatatgagccaaccagcTTTGATGCCAATTGTAGGACActtggacgcctaagaggggggtgaattaggcaacttaaaaatctaactccaaactatggcctctttttctgcctctagcaaaacatatgcaaaagataatctatctagatgtgcaactacggttttgctagtgtgttgctatctctaccgcaaatgataataaaatgatcaatgtaaatgcggaagcttaaagagcaagatagagatatgcaaactcccatcgacgactccggtatttttaccgaggtatcgagaagcgcgcaagctcccccctagtcctcgttggagcccctcgcaaggaatccctcgcaagggccaagctcccggtcgggtaactccgtggatagcctcgggcctttctcacgcgcaagtgggtctccgatgtgccttccggaaagcctttcccggatgctccccgccgtcttcactatcaagcttccggccgaaacgccgtgggccttgttcccttcggtacacggtggcggccgcaccataaacgcggttggtgcgatctcgcaagacttcaagccccttcgatgtacaacccttgtgctcgcaagcacggggtggcaagaggtatgcaaacctcactaaacactaggcatacacctagagcaagcgcataagcagtggtctaatcaacctaagcacttcgcaaagcacctacgctaatcacctgatgaaacactaagcactatgcaagtggagatcactaaaatagtgtatcaacacccttggtatgttttcttagctccacactcctcaaatggccggttgggggttgtatttataagcccctctgagaaagtagccgttggggtcgaactcccgcaattctgctactgaccggacgctgaatcgtcctgaccagacgcgtccggtcgtcccaaccgttgcagccgcgaaccaccgatcggacactgccagcgtccggtcgcggtttcgcgcgcctggaacctctctgtactcgatcggacgctgatgccctgcgtccggtcggttgccaccagcgtccggtccagcgtccggtcgcctctgcgagctcgtttcttcgcgatcttacgtacggcttggttccaatcttcatgctttgACTTTgtttgatctcttgggtcttctcttgtgctcctaaggtcttgcttgaggtgttgatcgtcggatcatcacgtcgccttcgtccaagtcatgtcttgcaccctgttggactacaaaacaaacacttgcaaattcattagtccaatttggttgtgttggtcatcaaacaccaaaatccaaagtaaatgggcctagggtccattttccttacaacatgGGACCGGTTTGCTGCAGTCGCCAACTGCAGCTACTGGGGTGCTGTACATGCGCGTGGCAAGCGGAGGGGGATGGAGCAGGGGCACAAGGGTCCTGGGCACGTGATGCGGAGGGGGATGGAGGCAGGGGTGCGGGCCCGCGTGCATGTGAGCGCGGCAAGCAGAGGGGGGCGCGGGCGTCCAGACGGAGGTTCCTGCGTGCGTACGGACACATGTAAAATGGAGCAGCATGCGCCGGCGTCCAGACACGGGCATTCGtctggacgtccgggcgctagctaTGCCGAGTTATCAATTCCAGCAGTAACCCCATAAATTAGGACCACTACTTTCTATTTTTTTATTTACTATGTATTCTACCTATTGGACTCGACATTAATTCAAACAAAACTGTTGTGAGTTCATACACATGATTCATATTCAAATCCACAAATTCAATTTAGAAAAAGTCTACATAGCCCTCAACTATTCAGGGtggactacttcacccccaaactataaaaccgaaTTTTCTACccttgaactttccaaaaccgatTAAATAACTCCAAGcggttttggacggtggttttgctacagtgactgtggttttatctttttctttttatttattttctctgaatttttgaaaaatcatagtaaatcacagtaaaatcataaaatagaaaaatcaaattttgttagactccacatgagtagatctacacagtgaacatataatatagtatgctttagtataaagtttttgttgtagctttagatctatgcttttatgtaattaaatggaataattcatagctgcagcttctgttGTGAAATTTTTATGTAGGACAATTATTGTATGTTTGAATTATAGTTAAAATTTCATACTACATGATCCagtgagtatgaaatttttactataatttaagcatacaataattagtccaccataaaaatttcaccacaattggaccatagaagctgcagttatgaattattccatttaattacagaaaagtacaaatctaaatctacagcaaaaattttgtactaaagcataccatattatatgttcactgtgtagatctactcttgtggagtccaacaaagttggattttttattttgtgatttttctgtgatttactatgattttcaaagattcagtgaaaataaataaaagaaaaagacaaaaccatgcCATTGTAGCAAATCACCATCTAAAACCGCTTGGGGTGTTATTTGACCAGTTTTGAAAAGTTTAGGGGTAGATGGTTTTATAGTTTTGGGGTGAAGTAGTCCACCCTGAATAGTGGGGGTATGTATACTTTTTCCAATTCAAATTTAGACGACATTGTATATGACATTACATAGTCAGTCTTCGTGCAATTCCGCCTCTGGTCGTGCTCGGGTGGTTCCTTCGACGATCACTACTTCATTTAGGCACTTTGCCAGGACGAATCATAGACGGTGAACCGTGGACAACTTACATGTGTCGGCGCTCAGCGCCCCATCAAGTTCAACTTCAAGTAAACAAGGTGCGATTGTAAAGCACTGATGGGTTGGATTAGATTGTCTAAATTGTCGGGTATGCTTTATTTCTGAATTCCTTAATCCAATTCAGTGATCTGATTTGAGTCATCTAATatgttcttgttttttttttctttagggGTTTGGTCATTTGGATTTAGTAATAGTGGAATAATGTGCCGCCCTGAAGACCACGtatgaagggcaggcctggtgcaggtGAGAGCTGTCTTACTGAGTCACCAAGTCACGGGTTTGAAGCAGCCTCTccacagattttgcggggggaaggcttgcctcggttttttcttccccagaccccactcatgtgggagcctccggcactggatCTGCCCTGAAGACCTCGTATCTTATTGTGACCCAAAAACATTTGCTTACAAAGCACTGAAGCATTATTATCTTATTTGAGGTAATCATAATAGTTTTTTTTAGTTTCTTCTTGTAGTATCCAACTTTGTATTTATCAATTTAATATATGTTGCAAGTAGTACCACTAtatgctttatttatttattataaatGAGAAATATGTCTAGCCTAAATAAAGGGCCTATAGTCTCATGTTTGCTCAAGGGTCCACAAAACTATAGAGATGACATTGGTCTCCACCTTGCGCTCCTCCAGTGGGACCTTGCGCGTTTGTATCAATCATCTTGCTCCTTCCATCTCTCTCCcttcaatttttatttttccAAAATGAGGTTTTGAAGAACCTCTTTGTATGGTCCTTCATCCCCTCCACCCCTCAATTTCTCCTTCGCCTCCTCCCTACCCATTGGTCTCTTCTTCGCACTTGGCATGGTTGAATCAAGAGTGCCACTCTTGCCACTTTGCCTCATATTAGGGTCATGGGAAGGTGTCAAGTTGCGTGACGTGTGGGGTCCACACATCAGCGAGTGGACaggggtgtttttttttttgtccataCGGAAGATGTGTATGCGTATACTAGCTTGACAGTGGGCCTAGGCATCCAGAAGACGTAGAAAATGGCAAAGATCAGGTATAACAAGAATTATAATTGCGCGTTTTAGAATAGACGAATTGCAGTGGTAGATCTCGGAACTtcgaaaattataatggcatggaTCAAGGCTCCATGCCATGTTTAACCGCCATGCCATGTTTTTTTTTCCTCCGTTGATCATCCGTCCGTATGACCTATGACCTATCAACATGGCCAAGGCTCCAAGGTCTACCTGTTCATCCGTTGGTTAGGCCAAAGCGAGATCTAAACAACTTGCTCGAGGTGACCTATGTTTAACCGTCATGCCATGTTTTTTTTCTCGGTTGATCATCCGTCCTATGACCTATAACCTATCAACATGACCAAGGCTCCGAGGTCTACCTGTTAATAAGGTACTGTAAATCCTCAAATAGTTCCCCAAATTGATCAAGCTTGATAAACTTAACAGTGCCAGATCGAGCCTGGTATTCCATGGGGTTTTACTTTCTCGCCCAAGTCCCAAGTAATAAGCGACACCCCTCCTCCACATGGCGGCAACAAACCCTCAGCTGCAAAGAGATCGCCCCCAGTGTGTTGCATCTGTTTTTTCAAGTAATTAGCCAGCAACACAACAGGTAATTTCTTCAATTCCATCCATCATAAAGCATGAGCACTAAGGAGAATTTCAGGAATTGTCAAATCATTATTAGAGTTCACAAGCTCATTCCATGTACCATAACATTATTACATAGCTTTTGTCAAAGTTCGACCCACACAGATAGATGACAGAGACATACAGAAATCTGTAGACCATAGCTGGAGAGTTCATCAGCTTTTATTATTACAGAAATCTGTGACCATAGCTGGAGAGTTCGgtttttattattatattgatGTTATATAAAGGAAATCCTACTCCTGAGATGCCACCTTGGAGAGCAGGAGTTTATAGCGGTTCAGAACAGATTTCAGGTCTGTCTTCTCCCTGCCATAGGCTTCAGCGTGCTTCGCACTAAATATGGTGGCCTCAACTTCCATCAGCATCTCCAACACAGCTTCTACACTGATACGTTTTCCATCGGCCATTCTCACACTTCTCGCACCAGGAACGGTTTTGGTGCATGGACATATGGAAACAGGTTGAACAGACCTCAAGAATGCTGGATCCAGAATACCCTgtacaagtggtagaaatcagtAAGCTGGTCACCAACACAATGATAATATTGTTTAGCTGAAAATGGGCCCATTTTTAACGATGTCAGCAGGAGAGATCCCTATCAATTTCTCtgataaaaatatataaaaacagAAGTTACATGTACATAGGTGCAAGCTCAAAAGAAAATCCTAGCTATTGAAACTAAATAAAAAGATTTAAACCAATTCTCCAGCAACGACTTAACAGATGGTTTAGCTCTTTGAAAATGGGTCCATAGTGAACCAAAAAGTTCAAATATGAAGAAAGAAATACTTGTGAAATTTATAATCCTATGTGTGTCACAGCAGAGGAAAGAACGGTATTTATGATTTTTTgccccttccccagaccccgcacagagcgggagctctctgcactgggtacgccctttatttcAGCCTCATACTGAATGCTATTAATGAATGCATACATATCTGTTAGTGAACTATTTTTTCCCATTAGGGAAAGTTAACTACATTGCTGAGGACGACTCGGAAGACGAAGGCAACAAAGGTGCTCAGCTAGAGGAGTGCTAGAGCTGGCATGGTTATGTCTTCCTTCCAATGGCGTTTGTACATATTCTATAATAGTTTCCTGGTCGTTTGGTTTGGCAGAATTCGTGTTGTGCAGGTATATCCCTCCAATGGTTGGCAGTAATAGGCAGGTTAAGTCTAACATCCGAGTCAGGTGCTATATTCTTTTGCTCTAGACTGTGGCCTTGGTTTTCTACTGATCCTGGTCCATTCATGCATTTTTTTCTGTAAACGATTTCCATTCGTTAATGCAAGTGGGGACTATCCCGCAtcgaaaaaaaaaagattaagcACGGTCAAGGACCTACACTTATTGCACCTGGGATTTATATCATATCATAATGGTGACCCTTATAATTGAGCAAGTTCACCGTAATTCTGCTGAATAAGCTAGTAACAGGAACCATCTTTCTAGAATGCACAATTATTTTAATATAGCAATCATTTTAATTAAAAAGAATACTCAGATCATAAACTTTCGTGCTATTGGTCATTGGTGTCAAACCAGCTTTACAGTTTCACAAATGCAAGCTATGCTGTGACCTTGACTTTGGAAACCAAAAACAACAGCAAATTTACTGAGTGCAATATTTAATCCACCAGAAATCCAAAAACCTTGGTCTTGTCTACtcattttcatttgttttcttgATCCACCACTAATTCCTAAACTCCATTGATTATCTTCAAAATACGGAGGTTGCGTGCAAGACAAATTTGGAGAAAACACTGATGTAATTTTCTTATGCATACATACAGGCATAATTGAGACCTTTTTAAACCGATTTTCAATAAAAAATTGAAGAACACTTGTAAACAAAAGATGAGAGTTTTACCTGAAGGCGATTGAGAACCCTACTATACTTCCCAAAAAGCAAAGGTTCCTTTGCCGAAAGAAGCACTTCAAATATTCTAGAAATGCACCAAACACCAAAGCTAATAAGGAGAGTAGGTAGCCACATACATCCATCTCCACAACCAAGGGTTGAGGTGCACAGGTTGAATATTTTACCATCAGGATCAACTACTGCATTCGGACAGAATACCCCGCTTGGATGTATATCTCCAAATATCACCATTTCAGCAGCCAAGCCTACTAGCTTCTCATCATACCCACCTCTGTTATCAATCAGCCAATCAGCTTTCTTAATATGCGATATATTCAGAATACAAGCCCGAAAAGAAGTCAAGAGTAGCCCTTTCAATTCATTGTAGGAGAAATAAACATTTGTCTTGGAAGCCTGTTGAGCTACTTGCTGTGATGGACATTTTTTAACCAAAACTTCCATTTTGTTCAGCTCCTCCAATGGACTTCCCATGCCAATGGGAACTTCATATTGTACTTGATCATTTTCCATAGCAAAATATGATACTTCCTCATCCTTCAATAGACTAGGATCCTCCGTGAGGAATGAGTCCATGATGCGCTTTCTGAACGCCACAACAGCAGGCAATGTGCAATTTCCATGTTCAGGGCACATGTTATTACCTCCAGGTAGTACATCAAAATAGCACGGGCAGCTTTTGATCTCCTCAACATCCAGCCCAATAAGAAGGTCCAACCTTATGGCATTACCTTTTTCTGTCAATTTACCATGCAGGTCAAACAAATTCCCCCAGAAGTCATCAAGAATGTCAGCAAACTGGTGGTGTGAAGGAAAAAACACTCGAACTTTTGATTTCATCCTACTAGCATATTCATTACAAAATCTCACAGTGTCGTTTATCTCTTTACGTCTTATGGATATCAATTCAGCAACTTGTTGACTTAAGGCAGTAGAAACAGCATCCCTTACAACTTCTCCATTAGCAAAACCTTCAACAGCAAGATAATTTATCATGGCAAGCATATTCTTGACTGAATGGGACTCAGAAGTTGAAGCTTGTCTATAAGGAAGAATGAGATTCCTTGCATTACATTCATGCTCAGAGAGGAAAAGTGAATCATGGCATGAAACAGAATCAGTAGTGTCAACATGTAAGGCCTCAGAAACAGGAGTTTCTTTACCAACAGTTTGACCCAAATGATCCTTAGATTTCTTGGACAAGGGTGTCTCTCCGATGTCAAATGTTTCATCCTGCTGATCGAAGACCATGACTTGCTCTTGTAAAGTAGTTTCATATTCAGAGGCCAGAACTGGGTCATGCCCAATTCCCACCATTTTGATAGTATCTTCTAATTCTCCAAGTAAATGATCTGTTAAGGGGTTCCTTTTGTTGCCAACTTTGTAATCATGACCATTTTCCAACAAGACCTGTGAGCATATTTTCTCATCTACTGAAGTTCTTGCAGGCCACAATAGATTGAATGCCAGATATATTGAAAAGTCAAAGCACAGCAGAACAAACAGCATAAGAAATATGTCAGGGAGTCTCATGAGCTCAGCAAACTTGCAGTCCCTCTTAGTTACCAGTGCCCCAATGATTGCAGCATTCATGGCAACTGATATAGCCATGGTAGTCAAGATAAGGATCCTCATAAACAGGAAACACTTTGAGGTGCCCATGAGAGACAGCAAGGATAGTGCACAAAGTGAGTTGTATGAGGGTGGCAACCGTGCTACAACGAGGCAATGAATGAAGAGAAGCAATATGTAGATCTCCTCGGAGCCTATGCAGTGCAGAAATCACAATGCTGGAATTGTTTTTTAAGTTCAGAACTATGAACCAGTGGGTGCTACCTTGGCGATAGGCCAAGATAAAGCTGGTCCTAAGTACTGCAGACAGGCTGGAATGGAGAAAGCCACACTGGTCAATATATCTGCAAAGTAGCAAATAAACACAGGTTATTTCATATAAATGTACTGGAATCAAACATGTTGCATCTCAAAACAcagtatgactgtagcagtattTAAAAATTCAACCCTGGAGAATAGCCTCCCAAGGCATTATGATTAATAAGAAGTCTCAACCACAGGGCCACGAAAAAACCCTGAACCGCGGCTTCACCCTGTAGGGCCGCACCTTGGCCGACCACAACATTCTGAGCTGGTGACCACTGCAAATACCCTTTGTTAGGAGGGCCCAAAGCCCCAAACCAACCACAAGCGCCACAGGCCAGCGCCCAGACACTGTTTCTTGGGTTGCTAGCGAGGGG encodes:
- the LOC136477734 gene encoding uncharacterized protein, producing MGTSKCFLFMRILILTTMAISVAMNAAIIGALVTKRDCKFAELMRLPDIFLMLFVLLCFDFSIYLAFNLLWPARTSVDEKICSQVLLENGHDYKVGNKRNPLTDHLLGELEDTIKMVGIGHDPVLASEYETTLQEQVMVFDQQDETFDIGETPLSKKSKDHLGQTVGKETPVSEALHVDTTDSVSCHDSLFLSEHECNARNLILPYRQASTSESHSVKNMLAMINYLAVEGFANGEVVRDAVSTALSQQVAELISIRRKEINDTVRFCNEYASRMKSKVRVFFPSHHQFADILDDFWGNLFDLHGKLTEKGNAIRLDLLIGLDVEEIKSCPCYFDVLPGGNNMCPEHGNCTLPAVVAFRKRIMDSFLTEDPSLLKDEEVSYFAMENDQVQYEVPIGMGSPLEELNKMEVLVKKCPSQQVAQQASKTNVYFSYNELKGLLLTSFRACILNISHIKKADWLIDNRGGYDEKLVGLAAEMVIFGDIHPSGVFCPNAVVDPDGKIFNLCTSTLGCGDGCMWLPTLLISFGVWCISRIFEVLLSAKEPLLFGKYSRVLNRLQGILDPAFLRSVQPVSICPCTKTVPGARSVRMADGKRISVEAVLEMLMEVEATIFSAKHAEAYGREKTDLKSVLNRYKLLLSKVASQE